The following coding sequences are from one Neurospora crassa OR74A linkage group I, whole genome shotgun sequence window:
- a CDS encoding pre-mRNA branch site protein p14 has product MSRANKLGPEVNRALFVKNLSYNVTPEELFDLFGKYGPIRQVRQGIASNTKGTAFVVYEDVMDAKQACDKLNGYNFQNRYLVVLYHQPDKMNKTKEDLDARKENLERIKRQHGID; this is encoded by the exons ATGAGTCGCGCCAACAAACTTGGCCCTGAAGTGAATCG AGCTTTGTTCGTAAAGAATCTAAG CTACAACGTAACTCCGGAGGAGCTCTTCGACCTCTTTGGAAAGTACGGACCTATCCG TCAAGTTCGCCAGGGCATTGCGAGCAACACAAAGGGCACTGCCTTCGTTGTCTATGAGGACGTAATGGATGCGAAGCAGGCGTGCGACAAGTTGAATGGTTACAACTTTCAGAACCGCTACCTCGTTG TACTATACCATCAGCCCGACAAGATGAACAAGACAAAAGAGGACCTCGATGCCCGCAAGGAGAATCTAGAACGCATCAAGAGGCAACACGGGATCGATTGA